A portion of the Leptospira congkakensis genome contains these proteins:
- a CDS encoding dihydrofolate reductase family protein, with protein sequence MRKLIMWNVVTLDGYFEGEKSWDLSFHGQVYGKELEEFSLIQLNSADCLVFGATTYKGMADYWTNANEDEGDVAKYMNRIQKLVCSRTLQTANWNNSIIVKDAVLEIPKWKQEGNGDMFVFGSGNLSESLLKANLFDEIRLCVAPVFLGKGKLLFQEGIPEKNLNLIETRALTTGGVILRYGFQ encoded by the coding sequence ATGAGAAAATTAATCATGTGGAACGTAGTCACCCTAGATGGATATTTCGAAGGTGAAAAAAGTTGGGATCTTAGTTTTCACGGACAAGTTTACGGAAAAGAACTTGAAGAATTCAGCCTCATCCAATTGAACTCAGCCGACTGCCTCGTGTTTGGTGCCACTACATATAAAGGTATGGCCGATTATTGGACAAATGCGAACGAAGACGAAGGAGACGTTGCCAAGTATATGAACAGAATCCAAAAACTTGTCTGTTCCCGAACTCTCCAAACGGCAAACTGGAACAATTCAATCATTGTAAAAGATGCAGTTCTTGAAATCCCAAAATGGAAACAGGAAGGGAATGGAGATATGTTTGTATTCGGCAGTGGAAACCTTTCTGAATCTTTACTCAAAGCAAACCTATTTGATGAAATCCGATTGTGTGTAGCTCCCGTATTTTTAGGGAAAGGAAAACTTCTATTCCAAGAAGGAATCCCAGAGAAGAATTTAAATCTCATCGAAACTCGAGCCCTTACCACAGGCGGAGTCATCCTTCGGTATGGATTCCAGTAA
- a CDS encoding ribbon-helix-helix protein, CopG family: MISLRLPPDLERKLDAFAKSEGKSRTEVVRDSILEYFKNRSDNKTPFELGLDLFGKHNSGITDLAEKRKEYIRQAIGKKNEKRSSH; the protein is encoded by the coding sequence ATGATTAGTTTGCGTCTTCCGCCTGATTTAGAAAGAAAATTAGATGCCTTTGCAAAATCCGAGGGGAAAAGCCGTACAGAAGTCGTAAGAGATTCTATTCTGGAATATTTTAAAAATCGAAGCGATAACAAAACTCCATTTGAACTAGGTTTAGATTTATTCGGAAAACATAATTCTGGTATTACTGATTTAGCAGAGAAACGAAAAGAATACATCCGCCAAGCGATTGGGAAAAAAAATGAAAAACGTAGCTCTCATTGA
- a CDS encoding DMT family transporter has protein sequence MTILIMGNVTLFAKLLPFPAVTIISGRALFSVILLGLFFWLRGKSVSYRSFKDSAFVFGIGILFALHWVTYFHSIQVSTVAVGMLSLFTYPVFSAILEPLFGGKRPEPFAFFLALFSFFGLFLIVPDLSWDNQMFQGVVWGVVSAVLYAIRNLLTKEMHVHYPSAQILFTQLIATSIVLLPFADGLFVMLAEPKYLVFQVVLAGVFTSLAHTIWIRSLSNLSVTTAGTLSTLSPIYGSLAAWYFLGEVPPDRLWLGGGVILFCAILEVFRKQAESGKREEVG, from the coding sequence TTGACGATCCTCATTATGGGGAACGTCACTTTGTTTGCCAAACTCCTTCCCTTTCCGGCAGTCACGATCATTTCTGGTCGGGCACTATTTTCCGTCATTTTACTTGGACTTTTCTTTTGGCTTCGTGGCAAGTCTGTTTCTTATCGCAGTTTTAAGGACTCTGCTTTTGTTTTTGGGATTGGAATTTTATTTGCTCTGCATTGGGTTACCTATTTTCACTCCATCCAGGTTTCGACTGTGGCTGTGGGAATGTTGTCCCTTTTCACCTATCCTGTGTTTTCTGCTATCTTAGAACCATTGTTTGGTGGGAAAAGGCCGGAACCTTTTGCTTTCTTTTTGGCCCTTTTTTCTTTTTTTGGACTTTTTCTCATAGTGCCGGATCTTTCTTGGGATAATCAAATGTTCCAAGGAGTGGTTTGGGGGGTTGTCTCTGCTGTTCTTTATGCCATTCGTAATTTACTCACCAAAGAAATGCATGTTCATTATCCGAGCGCCCAAATTCTTTTCACACAACTGATTGCAACTAGCATTGTTCTCCTTCCTTTTGCGGATGGTCTTTTTGTGATGCTCGCAGAACCCAAATACCTGGTATTCCAAGTGGTTCTTGCGGGAGTGTTTACTTCACTTGCTCATACCATTTGGATTCGGAGTTTATCGAACTTGTCTGTGACCACTGCCGGAACTTTGTCAACACTTAGTCCGATTTACGGAAGTTTGGCGGCCTGGTATTTTCTAGGAGAAGTGCCACCCGATAGACTTTGGTTAGGTGGTGGAGTGATTTTGTTTTGTGCGATTTTGGAAGTGTTTCGAAAACAGGCGGAGAGTGGAAAGAGGGAAGAGGTGGGCTAG
- a CDS encoding DUF2505 family protein, which translates to MKYQVTHTFPVSVDKLLHAREERYKHLDQFPDLKNVTLLEETKEGNIIRQKRKVSLEGSMPAVLSAALNDLSLLEESTFDITTNTHEFKISPPGKDNVFVIKGKSKYEADGSESKRTYDVDVISSLLFVSPIVEKAIEEIHKHSLEKDRKSIAKFLGVES; encoded by the coding sequence GTGAAATACCAAGTAACACATACATTTCCCGTTTCGGTAGATAAACTCCTTCATGCTAGAGAGGAAAGATACAAACATTTGGATCAGTTCCCTGATTTAAAAAATGTCACTCTATTGGAAGAAACAAAAGAGGGAAATATCATTCGTCAGAAACGTAAAGTGAGTTTGGAAGGATCTATGCCTGCCGTACTTTCGGCAGCCCTTAACGATCTTTCCCTTCTTGAAGAATCCACTTTTGACATTACTACCAACACTCACGAATTCAAAATCTCACCTCCAGGGAAAGACAATGTATTTGTGATCAAAGGGAAAAGTAAATACGAAGCAGATGGATCGGAATCCAAACGTACATATGATGTGGATGTGATTTCTAGTCTTCTTTTTGTTTCTCCTATTGTGGAGAAAGCAATCGAAGAAATTCACAAACATAGTTTGGAAAAAGACAGAAAATCCATCGCCAAATTTCTGGGGGTTGAATCCTAA
- a CDS encoding type II toxin-antitoxin system VapC family toxin codes for MKNVALIDSGPIIALFNSKDKFHKATLKFLKSYRGELISSWPVITEVIYLLSFSVEAQSDFLEWIERGSIQVIDLSIEDLKYIKNRMRKYSDLPMDLADASLMCISEKQGIERIVSIDSDFSIYKTLKGKFLQNLFKV; via the coding sequence ATGAAAAACGTAGCTCTCATTGATTCTGGCCCAATCATTGCTCTATTTAATTCAAAAGATAAATTTCATAAAGCCACTTTAAAATTTCTTAAATCTTACAGAGGTGAATTAATATCGTCTTGGCCTGTAATCACCGAAGTAATTTACCTACTCTCTTTTTCTGTTGAAGCTCAATCTGACTTCCTTGAATGGATTGAAAGAGGAAGTATTCAGGTTATCGATTTAAGTATTGAAGATCTCAAATACATTAAAAATCGGATGAGAAAATACTCTGATTTACCAATGGATTTAGCAGATGCTTCCCTAATGTGTATTTCAGAAAAACAAGGAATCGAACGAATTGTCAGTATTGATTCAGACTTTTCCATTTACAAAACTTTAAAAGGAAAGTTTCTACAAAACCTGTTTAAAGTTTAA